From one Ictalurus punctatus breed USDA103 chromosome 20, Coco_2.0, whole genome shotgun sequence genomic stretch:
- the pde1cb gene encoding dual specificity calcium/calmodulin-dependent 3',5'-cyclic nucleotide phosphodiesterase 1C isoform X2, translating into MESPTKEIEEFESTSLKYLQPDQIEKIWLRLRGLRKYKKTSQRLRCLVKQLERGEASLIDLKKNLEYAASVLESVYIEETRRLVDTEDELSDIQSDSVPSEVRDWLASTFTRQMGLMLRRTEEKPRFRSIVHAVQAGIFVERMYRRTSNMVGLSYPASVITVLKHVDKWTFDVFALNESSGDHALKFIFYELLTRYDLISRFKIPISALVSFVEALEVGYSKHKNPYHNLIHAADVTQTVHYLMLKTGMVHWMTELEIFALIFAAAVHDYEHTGTTNNFHIQTRSDTAILYNDRSVLESHHVSAAYRLLQDDDEMNILYNLSKDDWREFRALVVEMVLATDMSCHFQQVKAMKNFLQQPEGIDKPKALSLVLHTADISHPAKNWDLHHRWTSSLLEEFFRQGDKETELGLPFSPLCDRKSTMVAQSQIGFIDFIVVPTFTVLTDMTEKIVTPLIDEATHSSLAGFRRSSLSSISTAETKQANVNSPASESSASHNCSLLAVDLKNFKANWNEQVFQNRERWKARAAKETEEKAKREAEEMAQLEAGQEEAGSDQSVPKSEGSGQEPEPGGTTSGPSETENAENTPRMQGSKQLHNGEVSEDVALPGSDDGEDKALRETEKD; encoded by the exons ATTGCGGTGTTTGGTGAAACAGCTGGAGCGAGGTGAAGCGTCCCTGATTGACCTGAAGAAGAACCTCGAATATGCAGCCTCGGTGCTCGAATCCGTCTACATCGAAGAGACGAG GCGGTTGGTGGACACGGAAGATGAGCTCAGCGATATCCAGTCGGACTCGGTGCCATCAGAGGTGCGTGATTGGCTGGCCTCCACCTTCACGCGTCAGATGGGGCTGATGCTGAGACGGACGGAGGAGAAGCCGCGGTTCCGCAGCATCGTACACGCCGTGCAGGCTGGGATATTCGTGGAGAG AATGTACAGGCGGACCTCCAACATGGTTGGCTTAAGCTACCCTGCATCAGTCATAACTGTGCTCAAG CATGTAGACAAGTGGACTTTTGATGTGTTTGCGTTGAATGAATCAAGTGGGGACCACGCACTGAAATTTATCTTCTATGAACTTCTCACCAGATATGACCTCATCAGCCGATTCAAG ATTCCCATCTCGGCTCTGGTGTCCTTCGTGGAGGCTTTGGAAGTGGGATACAGCAAGCATAAAAACCCGTATCACAATCTCATCCACGCTGCGGACGTCACGCAGACCGTACACTACTTAATGCTCAAGACTGGCATGGTG CATTGGATGACGGAGTTGGAGATCTTCGCCCTGATCTTCGCTGCAGCAGTACACGACTACGAGCACACTGGAACCACAAACAACTTCCACATCCAGACcag GTCAGACACAGCGATCCTGTACAACGACCGCTCGGTGCTGGAGAGCCACCACGTCAGCGCAGCGTATCGCCTCCTACAGGACGACGACGAGATGAACATCCTCTACAACCTGTCCAAAGATGACTGGAG ggaGTTCAGGGCTCTGGTAGTGGAGATGGTGTTGGCTACAGACATGTCGTGTCATTTCCAGCAAGTCAAAGCCATGAAGAACTTCCTACAGCAACCAGAGGG AATTGACAAACCGAAAGCACTTTCTCTGGTCTTACACACTGCTGATATCAGCCATCCAGCCAAAAACTGGGACCTCCATCACCGCTGGACCAGCTCACTGCTGGAGGAGTTCttcagacag GGTGATAAAGAGACAGAGCTGGGGTTGCCCTTCTCACCACTGTGTGACCGCAAGTCCACCATGGTGGCTCAGTCTCAAATCG GGTTCATCGACTTCATCGTCGTCCCCACGTTCACCGTCCTCACAGACATGACGGAGAAGATCGTGACACCGCTCATCGACGAGGCAACACACTCCAGCCTTGCCGGCTTCCGCCGGTCGAG TCTCAGCAGCATTTCCACGGCAGAAACAAAGCAGGCGAACGTGAACAGCCCGGCCTCAGAGAGCAGTGCTTCCCACAACTGCTCGCTGCTGGCTGTGGACTTGAAGAACTTCAAGGCCAATTGGAATGAGCAAGTCTTTCAGAACCGTGAGAGATGGAAGGCTCGTGCTGCCAAAG aaacagaggAGAAAGCCAAACGCGAGGCTGAGGAGATGGCTCAGCTGGAGGCAGGCCAGGAAGAGGCGGGGTCGGACCAGTCAGTACCAAAGAGTGAGGGATCAGGACAGGAGCCAGAGCCTGGAGGGACGACGAGTGGTCCAAGCGAGACTGAAAATGCAGAAAACACACCAAGAATGCAGGGCAGCAAGCAACTACACAACG GCGAGGTGTCAGAGGATGTGGCATTACCAGgaagtgatgatggtgaggacAAAGCTCTCAGAG AGACGGAAAAGGACTAG